A single window of Alphaproteobacteria bacterium DNA harbors:
- a CDS encoding DegQ family serine endoprotease: MSWPAVQRSGSMALALVIFLVSATSGAFAKALPESFADMAEKALPAVVNISTTQTIKRDSAPGHPQFPPGSPFEEFFREFFDRQQGQDSAPRQVTSLGSGFVIDPTGIIVTNNHVIDGADEILVRFQDDTSLPAKLIGHDPKTDIAVLKVESDKPLAYLPLGNSDVLRVGDWVVAIGNPFGLGGTVTAGIVSAQKRDIRSGPYDDFIQTDAAINKGNSGGPLVNVDGEVIGINTAIYSPSGGSVGIGFSVPIDLAKPVIAQLRKYGETRRGWLGVHIQTVNEEIADSLGLKTPHGALVANVSENGPAAKAGIQSGDVILSFNGHTIDRMRALPRIVAETPVGEKVDVVLWRKGEEKTVAVTLGRLEDQEAATVAKGDEPGNGAAIDDMGISVSSLTDKTRERMELPDDVNGVLVTDVMADGNAAKKGLKPGDILVELNQEAVTKPSEVASIVATVKEAGRKSVLVLFNRGGERRFVVVPLTHED; encoded by the coding sequence ATGAGTTGGCCGGCTGTTCAGCGTTCGGGTTCAATGGCCCTTGCGCTTGTGATATTTCTCGTCTCCGCCACGTCCGGCGCCTTTGCCAAAGCCTTACCGGAAAGCTTCGCCGACATGGCGGAAAAGGCGCTTCCGGCGGTGGTGAACATCTCCACGACCCAGACCATCAAGCGGGACTCCGCCCCCGGGCATCCGCAATTCCCGCCGGGTTCTCCGTTCGAGGAATTTTTCCGGGAGTTCTTCGACCGCCAGCAGGGGCAGGATAGCGCGCCGCGGCAGGTCACGTCGCTGGGGTCCGGCTTCGTCATCGATCCCACCGGCATCATCGTGACCAACAATCATGTGATCGACGGCGCGGACGAAATCCTCGTTCGCTTCCAGGACGATACCTCTCTGCCGGCGAAGCTGATCGGTCACGATCCCAAGACCGACATCGCCGTGCTGAAGGTGGAAAGCGACAAGCCGCTGGCCTATCTGCCGCTCGGCAACAGCGACGTGCTGCGGGTCGGCGACTGGGTGGTGGCGATCGGCAACCCGTTCGGCCTGGGTGGCACCGTCACCGCGGGCATCGTTTCGGCGCAGAAGCGCGACATCCGCAGCGGCCCCTACGATGACTTCATCCAGACGGATGCGGCCATCAACAAGGGCAATTCCGGCGGTCCGCTGGTCAATGTCGATGGCGAGGTGATCGGCATCAACACGGCGATCTACTCGCCGTCGGGCGGCAGCGTCGGCATCGGCTTTTCGGTCCCGATCGACTTGGCCAAGCCGGTGATCGCGCAGTTGCGCAAGTATGGCGAGACCCGCCGCGGCTGGCTGGGCGTGCATATCCAGACCGTCAACGAGGAAATCGCCGATAGCCTGGGCCTGAAGACTCCGCACGGCGCCCTGGTCGCCAACGTCTCCGAGAACGGTCCGGCGGCGAAGGCGGGCATCCAGTCCGGCGACGTCATCCTGTCGTTCAACGGCCACACCATCGACCGCATGCGCGCCCTGCCCCGCATCGTCGCCGAAACGCCGGTGGGCGAAAAGGTGGACGTGGTGCTCTGGCGCAAGGGCGAGGAAAAGACCGTGGCCGTGACCCTCGGCCGTCTCGAGGATCAGGAAGCCGCGACCGTGGCCAAGGGCGATGAGCCCGGCAACGGTGCGGCCATCGACGACATGGGCATCTCCGTCAGCAGCCTGACCGACAAGACCCGCGAACGCATGGAACTGCCGGACGACGTCAACGGCGTGCTCGTCACCGACGTCATGGCGGACGGCAATGCGGCCAAGAAGGGCCTGAAGCCAGGCGATATCCTGGTCGAACTGAACCAGGAAGCGGTGACCAAGCCCAGCGAGGTCGCCAGCATCGTCGCCACGGTCAAGGAAGCCGGTCGCAAATCGGTTCTGGTGTTGTTCAATCGCGGCGGCGAGCGGCGCTTCGTCGTCGTCCCCCTGACGCACGAGGACTGA
- a CDS encoding DUF2065 domain-containing protein, whose protein sequence is MIDFIVGLGLMLAIEGALYALFPDAMRRMVVRILQEPTDRVRFFGLTMAVVGVFIVWVIRM, encoded by the coding sequence ATGATCGACTTCATCGTCGGGCTCGGCCTGATGCTGGCGATCGAGGGGGCGCTTTACGCGCTGTTCCCCGACGCCATGCGGCGCATGGTGGTGCGCATTCTGCAGGAGCCCACCGACCGGGTGCGATTCTTCGGCCTGACCATGGCCGTGGTCGGCGTCTTCATCGTCTGGGTCATCCGCATGTGA
- the hflK gene encoding FtsH protease activity modulator HflK encodes MPMHNQSGGGGPWGGGGNGGGRGGGGGPWGGGGGPWGPSGGGGRGGGQGPQPPNIDEAIKKSQEALRKILPGGVGGGRGPLLLILAAVALWLVSGFYRVLPDEQGVVTRFGAYVATTPPGLNYHLPYPIEDVVTPKVTRVNRAEVGFRSAGDTGRSDLMRSLPDESLMLTGDENIVDINFVVFWVIKDAGHYLFNIRDPEGTVKAVAESVMREIIGQTPIASALAEGRGAIEARAQQDIQTILDDYGSGIQITQSQLLKVDPPQQVVDAFRDVQRARADQERLRNEAEAYRNDIIPRARGEAEQLIQEAEAYKQEVVARASGDAGRFDDVYAAYRKAKDVTVRRIYLETMEEVLGNANKLILDRSATGSGVVPYLPLPELQSHTAKSGSTGSASGRSQ; translated from the coding sequence ATGCCCATGCACAATCAGAGCGGTGGCGGCGGCCCTTGGGGCGGCGGAGGTAACGGAGGCGGTCGTGGCGGCGGCGGAGGCCCTTGGGGCGGCGGTGGCGGCCCCTGGGGTCCGTCCGGCGGCGGTGGCCGCGGCGGCGGTCAGGGACCGCAGCCGCCGAATATCGACGAGGCCATCAAGAAAAGCCAGGAAGCCTTGCGCAAGATCCTGCCGGGCGGTGTGGGCGGCGGCCGCGGGCCGTTGCTGCTGATCCTGGCGGCCGTCGCGCTCTGGCTCGTCAGCGGCTTTTATCGCGTTCTGCCGGACGAGCAAGGCGTGGTCACGCGGTTCGGCGCCTATGTCGCCACCACGCCGCCGGGCCTGAACTATCACCTGCCCTACCCGATCGAGGACGTGGTCACGCCGAAGGTGACGCGCGTCAACCGGGCGGAGGTCGGCTTCCGCTCGGCCGGCGACACCGGGCGTTCGGACCTGATGCGCAGCCTGCCGGACGAATCGCTGATGCTGACCGGCGACGAGAACATCGTCGACATCAACTTCGTCGTGTTCTGGGTCATCAAGGACGCCGGCCACTATCTGTTCAACATCCGCGACCCGGAAGGCACGGTGAAAGCCGTCGCCGAAAGCGTCATGCGCGAGATCATCGGCCAGACGCCGATCGCCTCCGCCCTGGCCGAAGGCCGCGGCGCCATCGAAGCGCGCGCGCAGCAGGATATCCAGACCATTCTGGACGACTATGGGTCCGGCATTCAGATCACCCAGTCGCAATTGCTGAAGGTCGACCCGCCGCAGCAGGTGGTCGACGCCTTCCGTGACGTGCAGCGCGCCCGCGCCGACCAGGAGCGCCTGCGCAACGAGGCCGAGGCCTACCGCAACGACATCATCCCGCGTGCCCGCGGCGAGGCCGAGCAGTTGATCCAGGAGGCCGAGGCCTACAAGCAGGAAGTCGTCGCCCGTGCCAGCGGTGACGCCGGCCGCTTCGACGATGTCTACGCCGCCTATCGCAAGGCCAAGGACGTCACCGTGCGCCGCATCTATCTGGAAACCATGGAAGAGGTGCTGGGCAACGCCAACAAGCTGATCCTCGACCGCAGCGCCACCGGGTCCGGCGTGGTGCCGTATCTCCCCCTGCCGGAACTGCAAAGCCACACCGCCAAGAGCGGCAGCACCGGCAGCGCCTCCGGCCGCAGCCAGTAA
- a CDS encoding Mrp/NBP35 family ATP-binding protein, with the protein MAGPTEAQVRAELAKVPGAGQLLDGVAVKDGHIQVALAIDPAQAQQAEPVRRQAETALRALPGVLSATVVLTANRDPAQQSPAPAQRGAAPRQHSPQQSPMNPEPVPGVGAVIAVASGKGGVGKSTVAANLAVALAQSGLRVGLMDADVYGPSVPRMLGVNRKPDSDGQMLLPLEAHGVKLMSMGFMVEERTAMIWRGPMVMSAVQQMIFQVQWGALDVLVLDLPPGTGDAQLTIAQKVKLAGAVIVSTPQDIALLDVRRGMTMFEKVNVPVFGLVENMSMYICPNCGHEAHIFGHGGAAAEAKALGCDFLGEIPLSLPIREQSDAGAPIVVAQPGSPEAEAFRTLAARVRAKL; encoded by the coding sequence ATGGCGGGTCCCACCGAAGCCCAAGTGCGCGCAGAATTGGCAAAAGTTCCCGGCGCCGGACAGTTGCTGGACGGGGTTGCCGTGAAGGACGGGCACATCCAGGTCGCCCTGGCGATTGACCCGGCCCAGGCCCAGCAGGCAGAGCCGGTGCGCCGGCAGGCAGAGACCGCGTTGCGTGCACTGCCGGGTGTGTTGTCGGCCACGGTCGTGCTCACGGCCAACCGCGATCCGGCGCAGCAAAGCCCGGCGCCTGCGCAACGCGGGGCCGCGCCCCGCCAGCACAGCCCCCAGCAAAGCCCGATGAACCCGGAACCGGTGCCGGGTGTCGGCGCGGTGATCGCGGTCGCGTCCGGCAAGGGCGGCGTCGGTAAGTCCACGGTCGCGGCGAATCTCGCCGTGGCCCTGGCCCAATCCGGCCTGCGGGTCGGCCTGATGGATGCGGATGTCTACGGCCCGTCGGTGCCGCGCATGCTGGGCGTCAACCGCAAGCCGGACAGCGACGGCCAGATGCTGCTGCCGCTGGAGGCGCACGGGGTCAAGCTCATGTCCATGGGCTTCATGGTCGAGGAACGCACGGCCATGATCTGGCGCGGCCCCATGGTCATGAGCGCCGTGCAGCAGATGATTTTTCAGGTGCAGTGGGGCGCTCTCGACGTGCTGGTGCTCGACCTGCCGCCCGGCACGGGCGACGCCCAGCTGACCATCGCGCAGAAGGTGAAGCTGGCAGGCGCCGTCATCGTCTCGACCCCGCAGGACATCGCCCTGCTCGACGTCCGCCGCGGCATGACCATGTTCGAGAAGGTCAACGTGCCGGTGTTCGGCCTGGTCGAGAATATGAGCATGTATATCTGCCCGAACTGCGGGCACGAGGCCCACATTTTCGGTCATGGCGGCGCGGCGGCGGAGGCGAAAGCGCTCGGCTGCGACTTCCTGGGCGAGATCCCGCTGTCGCTGCCGATCCGCGAGCAGAGCGACGCCGGCGCCCCCATCGTCGTTGCCCAGCCCGGCAGCCCGGAGGCGGAAGCCTTCCGCACCCTGGCCGCACGCGTCCGCGCGAAGCTCTGA
- a CDS encoding benzoate-CoA ligase family protein has product MSDYPRQYNAAADMVDRHGVEGRSDKTAFIDPARSMTYGELVTETNQAANLMAALGIRREERVACVLLDTCDYPAIFWGAIKAGVVPIALNTLLTTEQYRYILEDSRARAVFVSAPLLPVVEPILEGLPFLNHVIVVGGDGGYAAQRDAQPETFALADTVADEVAFWLYSSGSTGMPKGTKHLHTSPMETCRLYAKPVLGIGEDDVFFSAAKLFFAYGLGNGMSFPLSVGATAVLWPERPTPQAMFRQLQQHRPTLYFGVPTLYAGMLALAQSEGADIDTGGRLRLCVSAGEALPEEVGKAWEKRFGVEILDGIGSTEMLHIFLSNRANAVRYGTSGQPLPGYDLRLVDDDGTELGDGAIGELLVRGPTAAEGYWNQREKTRRTFAGEWTHTGDKYLRSADGYYTYQGRTDDMFKVSGIWVSPFEVESALISHPAVLEAAVVPAEDDEGLLKPKAIVVLKEGQGSDHLFEDLKHHVQASVGPWKYPRWVEVVEELPKTATGKIQRFKLRD; this is encoded by the coding sequence ATGTCCGACTATCCGCGCCAGTACAACGCCGCCGCCGACATGGTCGACCGACATGGGGTCGAAGGGCGCTCCGACAAAACGGCATTCATCGACCCGGCGCGGTCCATGACGTATGGCGAACTGGTGACGGAGACGAACCAGGCCGCGAACCTGATGGCGGCGCTGGGTATCCGGCGCGAGGAGCGGGTGGCCTGCGTGCTGCTGGACACGTGCGACTACCCGGCGATCTTCTGGGGCGCGATCAAGGCGGGCGTGGTGCCGATCGCCCTCAACACGCTGCTGACGACCGAGCAATACCGCTACATCCTGGAGGACAGCCGGGCGCGGGCGGTGTTCGTCTCCGCGCCGCTGCTGCCAGTGGTCGAGCCGATCCTGGAGGGCCTGCCGTTCCTGAACCATGTGATCGTCGTCGGCGGCGATGGCGGCTATGCTGCGCAGCGCGACGCCCAGCCCGAGACCTTTGCGCTTGCCGACACGGTGGCGGACGAGGTGGCGTTCTGGCTCTATTCCAGCGGCTCGACCGGCATGCCGAAGGGCACGAAACACCTGCACACCTCGCCGATGGAGACCTGCCGGCTTTACGCCAAGCCGGTGCTGGGCATCGGCGAGGACGATGTATTCTTCTCGGCCGCGAAGCTGTTCTTCGCCTATGGCCTGGGCAACGGCATGAGCTTCCCGCTCTCGGTCGGCGCCACGGCGGTGCTGTGGCCGGAGCGGCCGACGCCGCAGGCGATGTTCCGGCAATTGCAGCAGCACAGGCCGACCCTCTATTTCGGCGTTCCCACCCTCTATGCCGGCATGCTGGCGCTTGCCCAGTCAGAGGGCGCGGACATCGACACCGGCGGCCGTCTCCGCCTCTGCGTTTCCGCCGGGGAGGCCCTGCCGGAAGAGGTGGGCAAGGCGTGGGAAAAGCGCTTCGGCGTGGAAATCCTGGACGGCATCGGCTCGACCGAGATGCTGCACATTTTCCTCTCCAACCGCGCCAACGCCGTGCGCTATGGCACCAGCGGCCAGCCGCTGCCCGGCTATGACCTGCGGCTGGTGGACGACGACGGCACGGAGCTGGGCGACGGCGCAATCGGCGAGTTGCTGGTGCGCGGGCCGACGGCGGCCGAGGGCTATTGGAACCAGCGCGAAAAGACCCGCCGCACCTTTGCCGGCGAATGGACCCACACCGGCGACAAATACCTACGCTCGGCCGATGGCTATTACACCTACCAGGGCCGCACCGACGACATGTTCAAGGTCTCCGGCATCTGGGTTTCGCCGTTCGAGGTGGAAAGCGCGCTGATCTCCCACCCGGCCGTGCTGGAGGCAGCCGTCGTGCCGGCCGAGGACGACGAGGGCTTGCTGAAGCCCAAGGCCATCGTCGTGCTGAAGGAGGGCCAGGGCTCCGACCACCTGTTCGAGGACCTGAAACACCATGTGCAGGCCAGCGTCGGCCCGTGGAAATATCCCCGCTGGGTCGAGGTGGTCGAGGAACTGCCCAAGACCGCGACCGGCAAAATCCAGCGCTTCAAACTGCGGGATTGA
- a CDS encoding cupin domain-containing protein — protein sequence MPIIDQAAQPVEEWRPGVRTVMLVSAVTGSSQFCIFEQFCAPGLGAPTHLHAVEEVLTIVAGQAEVWLGDERHALSPGQSIVIPAGRFHGFRNAGDGELHVRATLAAPIFEASYDDRNELSRRWVP from the coding sequence ATGCCGATCATCGACCAAGCCGCCCAGCCCGTCGAGGAATGGCGGCCGGGCGTGCGCACCGTCATGCTGGTTTCGGCGGTGACCGGCTCCAGCCAGTTCTGCATTTTCGAGCAGTTCTGCGCTCCCGGTCTCGGCGCGCCGACCCATCTGCATGCGGTGGAAGAGGTGCTGACCATCGTTGCCGGTCAGGCGGAAGTCTGGCTTGGGGACGAGCGCCATGCGCTCTCGCCCGGCCAGTCCATCGTCATTCCCGCCGGTCGCTTCCATGGCTTCCGCAACGCGGGCGACGGCGAGTTGCACGTCCGCGCCACCCTGGCCGCGCCGATCTTCGAAGCCAGCTATGACGACCGCAACGAACTGAGCCGCCGCTGGGTGCCCTGA
- the hisD gene encoding histidinol dehydrogenase, with amino-acid sequence MATYLKRGEAAEAFDRAMVEDTVRTMLADIRTNREDAVLKYARDLDKWTNPEVRLSEDRIRQVEAMLPQTWKDDVAYAIQQVQDFARVQKAALQEVEVELQPGVVLGHRHIPVGSVGCYIPGGKYPLVAGAFMTAGTAQVAGVETILGCAPPRDADGMYPQTLYALKASGAGALYSLGGVQALASMAYGCFDMPACDMICGPGNPFVAEAKRQLFGTTGIDLLAGPTEILIIADGSVDAALVATDLLGQAEHGPDSPVWLIVTDEAFGHAVIAEVEKQLLTLPTREIAEKAWRNNGEVVVARDREEAADLSDAYAAEHLELLTGEDDWYFRRLKNYGSLFIGEESTVAYGDKGVGTNHTLPTGRAARFTGGLWVGKFLKTCTYQRLTPAASRHIAPVISRICEGEGMLAHGITADVRYTRFAPKNET; translated from the coding sequence ATGGCCACCTATCTGAAACGCGGCGAGGCCGCGGAAGCCTTCGACCGCGCGATGGTCGAGGACACCGTCCGCACCATGCTGGCGGACATTCGCACCAATCGCGAGGACGCGGTCCTCAAATACGCCCGCGACCTGGACAAGTGGACCAACCCGGAGGTCCGCCTGTCCGAGGACCGCATCCGCCAGGTCGAGGCCATGCTGCCCCAGACCTGGAAGGACGACGTCGCCTACGCCATCCAGCAGGTGCAGGACTTCGCGCGCGTGCAGAAGGCCGCCCTGCAAGAGGTTGAGGTGGAACTGCAACCGGGCGTCGTGCTGGGCCACCGCCATATCCCGGTCGGCTCGGTCGGCTGCTATATTCCCGGCGGCAAGTATCCGCTGGTGGCGGGCGCCTTCATGACCGCGGGCACGGCCCAGGTCGCGGGCGTCGAGACCATTCTCGGCTGCGCCCCGCCGCGGGACGCCGACGGCATGTACCCGCAGACACTCTATGCGCTGAAAGCGTCGGGCGCCGGCGCGCTCTATTCGCTGGGCGGCGTGCAGGCGCTGGCCAGCATGGCCTATGGCTGCTTCGACATGCCGGCCTGCGACATGATCTGCGGCCCCGGCAACCCGTTCGTCGCCGAGGCCAAGCGCCAGCTCTTCGGCACCACCGGCATCGACCTGCTGGCCGGCCCGACCGAAATCCTGATCATCGCCGACGGCAGCGTCGACGCCGCTTTGGTCGCCACCGACCTGCTGGGCCAGGCCGAGCACGGACCGGATTCGCCCGTCTGGCTGATCGTCACCGACGAGGCCTTCGGCCATGCCGTCATCGCCGAGGTGGAGAAACAGCTTCTCACCCTGCCCACCCGCGAGATCGCCGAGAAGGCCTGGCGCAACAACGGCGAAGTCGTCGTCGCGCGGGATCGCGAGGAGGCTGCCGACCTCTCCGACGCCTATGCCGCCGAGCATCTGGAACTGCTGACCGGCGAGGACGACTGGTATTTCCGGCGCCTGAAGAACTACGGCTCGCTCTTCATCGGCGAGGAAAGCACCGTGGCCTATGGCGACAAGGGCGTCGGCACCAACCACACCCTGCCCACCGGCCGCGCCGCGCGCTTCACCGGCGGGCTCTGGGTCGGCAAGTTCCTGAAAACCTGCACCTACCAACGGCTGACGCCGGCGGCCTCGCGCCATATCGCGCCCGTGATCTCGCGCATTTGCGAGGGCGAGGGCATGCTGGCCCACGGCATCACCGCCGACGTCCGCTACACCCGCTTCGCGCCCAAGAACGAGACCTGA
- a CDS encoding enoyl-CoA hydratase/isomerase family protein, producing the protein MSTAPTLTCTKLEIAGRVATFTLNRPEALNALSWQMREDFKALVDFVEGNEAIGALVLAGEGRAFCAGGDVTTMTDRVGDGPGPSRQRILDVHQWLLRLHNIDCPVIAAVEGLAFGGGFSLALTADLVFASEKARFCAVFARIGLMPDMGLAYTLPRLVGPQMAKDLMFTGRSITAVEAQALGLVHSLHPAGETLAAAQAYAARLAEGPKTAQSLTKRLVNKSFERGWQDVADAEADGQTLLFSSAFAQEAIRRFLAKEPGPYNWDAPKG; encoded by the coding sequence ATGTCCACCGCCCCCACGCTCACCTGCACCAAGCTGGAAATCGCCGGCCGTGTCGCCACCTTCACCCTGAACCGGCCGGAGGCGTTGAACGCGCTGTCCTGGCAGATGCGCGAGGACTTCAAGGCCCTGGTCGATTTCGTCGAGGGCAATGAGGCCATCGGCGCCCTGGTCCTGGCAGGCGAGGGGCGGGCCTTCTGCGCCGGCGGCGACGTCACCACCATGACCGACCGGGTCGGCGACGGCCCCGGCCCGTCGCGCCAGCGCATTCTCGACGTGCACCAATGGCTGCTGCGGCTGCACAATATCGACTGTCCGGTGATTGCCGCCGTGGAAGGTCTGGCCTTCGGCGGCGGCTTCTCGCTCGCGCTGACGGCGGACCTGGTGTTTGCCAGCGAGAAAGCGCGCTTTTGCGCCGTCTTTGCCCGCATCGGCCTGATGCCGGACATGGGGCTCGCCTACACGCTGCCGCGCCTGGTCGGCCCGCAGATGGCGAAGGACCTGATGTTCACCGGTCGCTCCATCACCGCGGTGGAGGCGCAGGCGCTCGGCCTGGTCCATTCGCTGCACCCGGCGGGCGAGACCCTGGCCGCGGCCCAGGCCTATGCCGCGCGTCTGGCGGAGGGGCCGAAGACCGCCCAGTCGCTGACCAAGCGTCTGGTCAACAAGAGCTTCGAGCGCGGCTGGCAGGACGTGGCCGACGCCGAGGCCGACGGCCAGACCCTGTTGTTCTCCAGCGCCTTCGCCCAGGAGGCCATCCGCCGCTTCCTGGCCAAGGAGCCGGGTCCCTACAACTGGGACGCGCCGAAGGGCTAG
- a CDS encoding deoxyribodipyrimidine photo-lyase, with translation MTIRRHRRREAAMAAPTLVLFRRDLRVGDHPALTAAMRAGPAVGLYVLDDSADGRPLGGAARWWLRHGLTRLSSRLEAIGVPLLLCRGEQNAEVLRVAAALGAGGVFWNRRYTPWGVDADTALKAELRRLGVTAESFAAAYLREPWEVKTRQGGWFKVFTPFHKASLALGEPSAPLPEPSPQTLPPIPLAGEALADWHLLPTRPDWAGGLRETWPAAEGAAEARLAHFLDAAAAAYATGRDRPDRDGTSALSPYLAFGEISPRQVWHATRHAADAEPALAAGAEAFLRQLVWRDFGAHLLYHTPTLAERPFQERFEAFPWAEDPAALQAWQEGRTGYPWIDAGMRQLWQTGRMHNRVRMGAASFLTKHLLLPWQAGEAWFWDTLVDADPAQNIANWQWVAGCGADAAPYFRIFNPITQGAKFDPSGAYRRRWQPEAQSYAPGAAGIPPLVDHKAARERALAAFASIRGG, from the coding sequence ATGACGATTCGGCGACACCGGCGCCGGGAGGCAGCAATGGCCGCACCGACCCTCGTTTTGTTCCGCCGCGACCTGCGGGTTGGGGACCATCCGGCGCTGACGGCGGCGATGCGCGCCGGCCCCGCGGTCGGGCTCTATGTGCTGGACGATTCGGCCGACGGCCGGCCGCTGGGCGGGGCGGCGCGCTGGTGGCTGCGCCACGGGCTGACCCGCCTTTCCAGCCGGCTGGAGGCCATCGGCGTGCCGCTGCTGCTCTGCCGTGGCGAGCAGAACGCGGAAGTGCTGCGCGTGGCCGCGGCGCTGGGCGCCGGCGGCGTATTCTGGAACCGCCGCTACACGCCCTGGGGGGTGGACGCCGATACGGCGTTGAAGGCGGAGTTGCGTCGGCTTGGGGTGACGGCGGAGAGCTTCGCCGCCGCCTATCTGCGCGAACCCTGGGAGGTGAAGACCCGGCAGGGCGGCTGGTTCAAGGTGTTCACGCCCTTCCACAAGGCGAGCCTGGCGCTGGGCGAGCCGTCCGCGCCCCTGCCGGAACCATCGCCGCAAACGCTGCCTCCCATTCCCCTCGCCGGCGAGGCGCTGGCGGACTGGCACCTGCTGCCGACCCGTCCGGACTGGGCCGGCGGCCTGCGCGAGACCTGGCCGGCGGCGGAAGGCGCCGCCGAGGCACGGCTCGCGCACTTCCTGGACGCGGCGGCAGCCGCCTACGCCACCGGGCGCGACCGGCCGGACCGGGATGGCACGTCGGCGCTCTCGCCCTATCTGGCCTTCGGCGAGATCTCGCCGCGGCAGGTCTGGCACGCCACCCGCCACGCCGCCGATGCGGAGCCGGCGCTGGCGGCGGGCGCGGAGGCGTTTCTGCGCCAACTGGTGTGGCGCGATTTCGGCGCCCACCTGCTCTACCACACCCCGACCCTGGCCGAGCGGCCGTTCCAGGAACGGTTCGAGGCCTTCCCCTGGGCCGAAGACCCGGCGGCCTTGCAGGCGTGGCAGGAGGGACGCACCGGCTACCCCTGGATCGACGCCGGCATGCGCCAGCTCTGGCAGACCGGCCGGATGCACAACCGGGTGCGGATGGGCGCGGCCTCGTTCCTGACCAAGCACCTGCTGCTGCCCTGGCAGGCGGGCGAGGCTTGGTTCTGGGACACGCTGGTGGACGCGGACCCGGCCCAGAACATCGCCAACTGGCAATGGGTCGCCGGCTGCGGCGCCGACGCCGCGCCCTATTTCCGCATTTTCAATCCGATCACCCAAGGCGCGAAATTCGATCCGTCCGGCGCCTATCGCCGCCGCTGGCAGCCGGAGGCGCAGAGCTACGCGCCGGGCGCCGCCGGCATCCCGCCGCTGGTGGACCACAAGGCCGCGCGGGAGCGGGCGCTGGCGGCATTCGCAAGCATCCGGGGAGGGTGA
- a CDS encoding UDP-2,3-diacylglucosamine diphosphatase, translated as MRAAMLMQQTFRYRAIWISDVHLGTKGCRAELLLDFLRHTESETLYLVGDIIDGWRLKSAWYWPQSHNDVVQKLLRKARKGTRVIYIPGNHDEFARPFVNHQFGGIDVRPNVMHRTADGRRLLVIHGDELDAVIQSAKWLALLGDWAYRLALVANVYFNAVRRALGYDYWSLSAYLKYKVKNAVAHIGRFEASAAQYARERGADGVVCGHIHHPEMRDVNGTLYANDGDWVESCTALVEHEDGRLELLHWRAPLALQRPEAPVSDRVAAPAAAARV; from the coding sequence ATGAGGGCAGCGATGTTGATGCAACAGACCTTCCGCTATCGCGCGATCTGGATCTCGGATGTGCATCTGGGCACGAAAGGCTGCCGGGCGGAACTGCTGCTGGACTTTCTCAGGCACACGGAAAGCGAAACGCTCTATCTGGTCGGGGATATCATCGACGGCTGGCGGCTGAAAAGTGCCTGGTACTGGCCGCAGTCGCACAACGACGTGGTGCAGAAACTGTTGCGCAAGGCGCGCAAGGGCACGCGCGTGATCTATATCCCCGGCAATCACGACGAGTTTGCCCGCCCTTTCGTCAACCACCAATTCGGCGGCATCGACGTTCGGCCCAATGTCATGCACCGGACCGCCGATGGCCGCCGCCTGCTGGTCATTCACGGCGATGAGTTGGACGCCGTGATCCAGTCCGCCAAATGGCTGGCGCTGCTCGGCGACTGGGCCTATCGCCTGGCCCTGGTCGCCAATGTCTATTTCAACGCGGTCCGCAGGGCGCTGGGCTATGATTACTGGTCGCTGTCGGCCTATCTGAAATACAAGGTCAAGAACGCCGTCGCCCATATCGGCCGGTTCGAGGCCTCGGCCGCCCAGTACGCGCGCGAGCGCGGCGCCGACGGCGTCGTCTGCGGCCACATCCATCACCCGGAAATGCGCGACGTGAACGGCACGCTCTATGCCAACGATGGCGACTGGGTCGAAAGCTGCACCGCCCTGGTCGAGCACGAGGACGGCCGCCTCGAACTGCTGCACTGGCGGGCGCCGCTGGCGCTGCAACGGCCAGAAGCGCCGGTGTCCGACCGGGTCGCGGCGCCCGCTGCCGCGGCGCGGGTGTAG